One Apium graveolens cultivar Ventura unplaced genomic scaffold, ASM990537v1 ctg4527, whole genome shotgun sequence DNA segment encodes these proteins:
- the LOC141702026 gene encoding uncharacterized protein LOC141702026: protein MDDKYPEGTSDYRAPLLLGTENYNWWKGRMKVYLSREPLAFKVVQKGPFKFKDKERKVKDIDDLTEAELLKYRFNGKAKNSLMNGLCPSECDKVSSCKSAKEIWDTLKLYHEGSKSLKNVKLSKLMNEFGNFKLRD, encoded by the coding sequence ATGGAtgacaaatatcccgaaggaacCTCGGATTACCGGGCACCTCTTTTGCTTGGTACAGAAAACTACAACTGGTGGAAAGGTCGCATGAAAGTGTATTTATCCAGGGAGCCACTAGCTTTTAAAGTTGTTCAGAAGGGTCCATTTAAATTCAAGGATAAAGAAAGAAAAGTGAAAGACATTGATGATCTCACGGAGGCTGAATTACTCAAATACAGATTCAATGGAAAGGCTAAGAATTCTCTCATGAATGGGTTATGTCCTAGTGAATGTGATAAAGTCTCTTCGTGCAAatcagctaaagagatatgggatactttgAAATTGTATCACGAAGGATCCAAGAGCTTAAAGAATGTGAAATTGAGCAaactaatgaatgagtttggaaatttcaagcttcGAGATTGA